A stretch of Cyanobacterium sp. HL-69 DNA encodes these proteins:
- the grxC gene encoding glutaredoxin 3 — MSAKVEIYTWSTCPFCIRAKGLLEQKNVDFIEYCIDGDRTAKQKMSERANGRTSVPQIFIDDEHIGGCDDIYALERAGKLEGLLNS, encoded by the coding sequence ATGAGCGCAAAAGTAGAAATTTATACTTGGAGTACCTGTCCTTTTTGTATTCGTGCTAAGGGATTATTAGAGCAAAAAAATGTCGATTTTATTGAATATTGTATAGATGGCGATCGCACCGCAAAACAGAAAATGTCTGAAAGAGCCAATGGAAGAACAAGTGTTCCCCAAATTTTTATAGATGATGAGCATATAGGGGGTTGCGATGATATTTATGCTTTAGAAAGGGCTGGAAAATTAGAGGGTTTATTAAATAGTTAA